The Campylobacter concisus genome has a segment encoding these proteins:
- the modD gene encoding ModD protein, translating to MTLSDAEILSYINEDVPYFDLTTSLQNIDKNASLEIYSRDEICVSCVDVAASVARLLGCESEIFVQNSQICKAGDVIIKIYGSYEDVHKAWKLVQVALEYASAIATYTNKMVNATKCVNEKCEILATRKSFPFAKKFCVKAVLEGGGGIHRLGLSDSILFFKNHIKAYANFDEFVSLLPEFKTKMVEKKICVEAENLNEASKLLKANCDVVQCDKFSQELIKNVLSLRDEISPNTMILAAGGINLLNVKEYAKADAIVTSAMYSKGTADISARLEIL from the coding sequence ATGACACTTAGCGATGCAGAAATTCTAAGCTATATAAATGAAGATGTACCTTACTTTGATCTTACTACGTCGCTTCAAAATATCGATAAAAATGCCTCACTTGAAATTTATTCACGTGATGAAATTTGTGTTAGCTGCGTTGATGTGGCCGCAAGTGTTGCAAGGCTACTTGGGTGTGAGAGTGAAATTTTTGTGCAAAATTCTCAAATTTGCAAAGCTGGTGATGTGATCATAAAAATTTATGGTAGCTACGAAGATGTGCATAAAGCTTGGAAACTAGTTCAAGTTGCACTAGAATATGCTAGCGCCATCGCAACTTATACAAACAAAATGGTAAATGCCACAAAGTGCGTCAATGAAAAATGTGAAATTTTAGCAACCAGAAAGAGCTTTCCATTTGCTAAGAAATTTTGCGTAAAAGCAGTGCTTGAAGGTGGTGGTGGTATCCATAGACTTGGGCTTAGTGATAGCATTTTATTTTTTAAAAATCATATAAAAGCTTATGCAAATTTTGATGAATTTGTATCTCTTTTGCCAGAATTTAAAACCAAAATGGTTGAGAAAAAAATCTGCGTTGAAGCTGAAAATTTAAATGAAGCAAGTAAGCTTTTAAAAGCAAATTGCGACGTTGTACAGTGCGATAAATTTAGCCAAGAGCTTATCAAAAATGTACTATCTTTAAGAGATGAAATTTCGCCAAATACAATGATACTAGCAGCCGGTGGTATAAATTTATTAAATGTAAAAGAATACGCAAAAGCCGATGCAATAGTAACGTCAGCTATGTATTCAAAAGGCACAGCTGATATTAGCGCTAGACTTGAGATTTTGTAA
- a CDS encoding helicase: protein MKNETKISGKLLDINTHRQVSKVGMGITLASVCLSALFMKRNKSIKKFHVASGIAFTCFALYHAGLYDNGIFKKMIIKAKNEVKKA, encoded by the coding sequence TTGAAAAACGAAACAAAAATAAGTGGCAAACTACTTGATATAAACACTCATAGACAAGTATCAAAAGTCGGTATGGGCATCACTTTAGCCTCAGTTTGCTTAAGTGCCCTTTTTATGAAAAGAAATAAAAGCATTAAGAAATTTCACGTTGCTTCAGGCATCGCATTTACTTGTTTTGCTCTTTATCATGCTGGGCTTTATGACAATGGAATCTTTAAAAAAATGATAATAAAAGCAAAAAATGAGGTAAAAAAGGCATAA
- a CDS encoding site-specific integrase — protein sequence MKNLEKNRNIYIKHNRFYIDYQKDGVRIRRATGLKKSPLAFDFIRKNYNLFLGSEEDIELAKSKYYELEDMQTDRIIRKGEQKLEPIKNTSEFSFEGIIYRLLNEKSFLKDKTIRFYNVASQAVIDFLHSKNIFYLSDFERQDSIDFVKFCKNKGLKDSSINGYCSFFKMIFRYAIANDIISKNPFYIPRFKQELHNADNDDFTPFNLSEILQLIKHAEGELRLFLIVAFFTGARTGEILALTFNDLDFQNKEIRINKTLSELGVLDSPKTKSSNRTIDMLDIVYNELIKLDYADINQNIFSLSRAVIRLKFNDLQRSLGFKIHKLYDTRHSFASVMLSRGEEPMWVGCKMMGHKNLNETYRSYAKYLPKDTRQRATFLKNITI from the coding sequence ATGAAAAATTTAGAAAAAAATAGAAATATATATATTAAGCATAATCGTTTTTATATTGACTATCAAAAGGATGGCGTAAGAATTCGCCGTGCTACTGGACTGAAAAAATCCCCTTTAGCATTTGATTTTATTCGAAAAAACTATAATTTATTTCTTGGCTCTGAAGAGGATATTGAACTTGCTAAGAGCAAATATTACGAGCTCGAGGATATGCAAACTGATCGCATAATCAGAAAAGGGGAGCAAAAGCTGGAGCCTATTAAAAATACTAGTGAGTTTAGCTTTGAGGGGATTATTTATAGATTGCTTAATGAAAAATCTTTTTTAAAAGATAAAACAATTAGGTTCTATAATGTTGCTAGTCAGGCTGTTATCGATTTTCTGCATTCAAAAAATATCTTTTACCTGTCCGATTTTGAAAGGCAGGATAGTATTGATTTTGTAAAATTTTGTAAAAATAAGGGCTTAAAAGATAGCTCAATTAATGGGTATTGCTCTTTTTTTAAAATGATTTTTCGTTATGCTATTGCCAATGATATAATCTCAAAAAATCCATTTTATATACCTAGGTTTAAACAAGAATTACATAATGCCGACAATGATGATTTTACCCCTTTTAATTTAAGTGAGATTTTGCAACTTATAAAACATGCCGAGGGCGAGCTACGCTTATTTTTAATAGTTGCGTTCTTTACTGGGGCTAGGACTGGCGAGATTTTGGCTTTGACTTTTAATGACTTGGATTTTCAAAATAAGGAGATACGTATTAATAAAACTCTATCGGAGCTAGGTGTTCTGGATTCTCCTAAAACTAAATCCAGCAATCGCACAATCGATATGCTTGATATTGTTTATAATGAACTGATAAAACTCGATTATGCCGATATTAATCAAAATATTTTTTCTCTTTCGCGAGCAGTTATCAGATTAAAATTTAACGATTTACAGAGATCCCTTGGCTTTAAAATACATAAGCTTTATGATACTAGACACTCATTTGCTTCTGTAATGTTAAGTCGTGGTGAGGAGCCGATGTGGGTTGGTTGTAAAATGATGGGTCATAAAAATTTAAATGAGACCTATCGCTCTTATGCTAAATATCTACCAAAAGATACTAGACAAAGAGCAACTTTTTTAAAGAATATAACAATTTAA